Proteins found in one Labeo rohita strain BAU-BD-2019 chromosome 11, IGBB_LRoh.1.0, whole genome shotgun sequence genomic segment:
- the rhol gene encoding rhodopsin, like, protein MNGTEGPDFYVPMSNVTGVVRSPYEYPQFYLASPLAFYCVAAYMFFLIVTCIPVNGLTLYVTIENKKLRTPLNYILLNLAVADLFMVFGGFTTTFYTSLHGYFVLGRAGCNLEALFATLGGEIALWSLVVLAFERWVVVCKPFSKFRFTQLHATFGVAITWTMACTCAIPPLLGWSRYIPEGLQCSCGVDYYTLNPETENESFVIYMFVVHFSIPLIIISFCYGRLLCTVKVAAAQQQESETTQRAEREVTRMVILMVIAFLICWLPYASVAWYIFTHQGSQFSPIFMTIPAFFAKSSALYNPLIYVFMNKQFRHSMMLILCCGKDPFQDEEEGSSTSKSKTETSSVSSTESSA, encoded by the coding sequence ATGAATGGCACGGAGGGACCAGACTTTTACGTTCCCATGTCCAATGTGACTGGCGTGGTGCGCAGCCCTTATGAATACCCACAATTCTACCTGGCCTCACCGCTGGCGTTCTACTGCGTCGCCGCATACATGTTCTTCCTCATCGTGACCTGCATTCCCGTCAACGGCCTCACGTTGTACGTGACCATTGAAAACAAAAAGCTTCGAACGCCCCTGAACTACATCCTTCTGAACTTAGCTGTGGCTGACCTCTTTATGGTGTTTGGTGGATTCACGACCACCTTCTACACCTCCTTACATGGATATTTCGTCCTGGGACGTGCCGGCTGCAACTTGGAGGCTCTCTTCGCTACTCTCGGAGGTGAGATTGCGCTCTGGTCTCTGGTTGTCTTGGCTTTTGAGAGATGGGTGGTTGTCTGCAAGCCCTTCTCCAAGTTTCGCTTCACGCAACTCCACGCCACCTTCGGTGTCGCAATTACTTGGACAATGGCTTGTACGTGTGCCATACCGCCCCTCCTCGGATGGTCCCGCTACATCCCAGAGGGCCTGCAGTGTTCGTGCGGAGTGGACTATTACACATTGAATCCTGAGACTGAGAACGAGTCTTTTGTCATTTACATGTTCGTCGTGCATTTCTCAATCCCTCTCATCATCATTTCTTTCTGCTACGGCCGTCTGCTTTGCACCGTCAAGGTCGCAGCCGCCCAACAGCAAGAATCTGAGACTACCCAGAGGGCTGAGCGAGAAGTTACACGAATGGTAATCCTCATGGTGATCGCTTTCCTAATATGTTGGCTACCCTACGCCAGTGTCGCCTGGTATATCTTCACCCATCAGGGCAGTCAGTTCAGCCCCATTTTTATGACCATCCCGGCTTTTTTTGCCAAGAGCTCGGCACTCTATAACCCACTCATTTACGTCTTCATGAATAAGCAGTTCCGTCACTCCATGAtgctaatactgtgttgtggaAAAGATCCCTTCCAGGATGAGGAGGAAGGAAGTTCCACCTCCAAGTCCAAGACAGAGACCTCATCTGTCTCCAGCACTGAATCTTCTGCCTGA